A region from the Aegilops tauschii subsp. strangulata cultivar AL8/78 chromosome 5, Aet v6.0, whole genome shotgun sequence genome encodes:
- the LOC109746273 gene encoding uncharacterized protein has product MASMASFLATIMACALLSSNTCHGARNLADTTPPAAPTAAPVPGIPAVPTLPAVVPTVPAMTVPPMPTVPTVPQMALPPMPAMPVPTVPAATVPPMPTMPTVPQVTLPPMPVVPSMPKMTMPPMPAIVVPKLTMPPMPAIVVPKVTMPQIPTIPSINVPMPFVAPPPSA; this is encoded by the coding sequence ATGGCTTCCATGGCGAGCTTCTTGGCCACGATCATGGCGTGCGCGCTCCTCTCCAGCAACACGTGCCATGGCGCACGCAACTTGGCCGACACTACTCCTCCGGCTGCCCCTACCGCTGCTCCTGTCCCTGGCATCCCAGCGGTGCCGACCTTGCCGGCAGTTGTGCCCACAGTGCCGGCCATGACCGTGCCACCTATGCCCACCGTGCCCACGGTGCCGCAGATGGCACTGCCGCCTATGCCGGCTATGCCTGTTCCCACGGTGCCGGCTGCGACCGTGCCACCTATGCCGACCATGCCCACAGTGCCGCAGGTGACACTGCCGCCTATGCCAGTTGTTCCTTCCATGCCCAAGATGACGATGCCCCCGATGCCTGCCATTGTCGTGCCAAAGTTGACCATGCCGCCAATGCCCGCAATTGTTGTGCCGAAGGTGACAATGCCGCAGATACCTACCATCCCGAGCATCAATGTGCCTATGCCGTTTGTGGCGCCGCCTCCGTCTGCATAG